The DNA region ATTATTGATCAGTGATTAATCTTCAATAATTCGCTGAAAAAAGGGCCACATTGAAAATGGTATCCAGCAGACGAGGAGTCAGACTTTGGTCTGTGTATGTCGTTGCGTAATGCTGAATAGAGGTAAATTTATTCTAATTATGAAAATACCTAATCTCCTGCATTGATTGATGCCTTGTTCTTGTATTTGTGTATGCATGAGGGGATGTTGATATATTTATACATGCATTTTCCATAATTGATGAAGAATCTCTTACATGGAGTGATAAACTTGTTCCATGCAGAAACTCATATAGACTAAAGCCAGTTAATTTAGCCAGATTAAAGTTTTAATTAGCACATTCATTGGATGAAGAATTATTAATacactttgttttaatgaatattAGTTTGCTGATTGCTTGCTGCAGATTACTGCGTAAATAAATAAGTAGTGTGTAATTTTAGAAACTACGTCTTTAAATAAAAGGCTCAGAATGTCAGAAATAGCAGGTTTCTCTGTAAAACTGGTGATGGTTTTAAAGAATGAAAGCCAATTTCAGCAACCAAGAAGAGAAATTGAAGGCTTATTGATTTAATGATGTATTTTGTCTCATGTATTTTGTACTCCGTATCTCATGCTTATAAGAAGAGAGCCTCAGAATTACAAACCTCCCCTGCTCTGTTTCTCCAGGAACAGCCAAACCAGCACAGCTGCTTCACACATAGAAGGCAATCcaaaatatatactgtatgtcagATTGTGTTTTGTGAGGATTTTCGGCCTTAGCtttgatcacaaaaaaaaaaaaaaaggttgtgatTACCACATTTGTGGAAAAACAGCGAGCGTCCGAAGAATATGGGCTCAACACCAGTTCTCATAACTACGAGCTGTGATATGTTATAATGAGGACAAACTGCCTCcagttcttttatttataaagaataaattgtgcatttatttcatgtcatCAAAGTTATTGTGAATAAGTCGTTCAGCTGCTTTCACCATACATACAGTCACTGACTTCATGGTCAGttgattaaataattatatGAAGTGATActgcttttaatatttcagtgtcATTGTTTGGAATTCAAGTGACAAGATGCAGCAATTCATGCAATAAATTCAATTTTACATGAATGTCATTCATGCATTAAAGCACAATGAGTCATGCTTTAGTTCATTATTGAACCATTTCGTGAAGGAGCGTGTCGCGtacactgaagaaaaacaaccacatctATTGATGTGGTTTCTGTGTCTTGTAATTTTGATGTAGCAGCTTATGTTTCCAAAAAGATCTCATAATTGTAGCATCTTTATCTTTTAACATCTCTTAACCACTAGATAGAGATCTCATAATTACAAGATCTATGTCCTGTTGCTATGGAGACTGCTTCAGTTCACGTTTCCTTGCTGCCAGCAGGTGACGGCGAACTTTACAGACAATGACAGACATGTTGCATTTCCGGTGCCCTTCAGCAGAGCAGTGAGGGGGTGCTTAGAGCCACGGAGATAACCTGTGGAAAAACATGGAGGACGGGGGGCGGAGTCACTGCCTTTTACTTAATGAAGCCACTTCATTTATGGATAATGCAGTGAGTCAACTCGCGCCAACTTGTTGGCAAAGGAAGGCTTTATTAGACAAATTTCAAAACCAACTATGCCAACTGAGTGTGACTCCCCAGAGGAGGAGTTGGTTCAAACCTTTGGTTACACTTAAATGTGTATTTGCAAGCAGTCGATAAAGGAGTTAACAATAATGGAAagctttttctctccattaaAAGGGAGCGGCAGTCCTGAGCGTGTCAACAGCATGGAAAACCTTTGTCCCTTCAGGAGAGACCATTTCTGTGTGCGATGACCCGTCACCACAAGCTTCCTGTCCTTTCCCAGGCTGGAGGAGATGTCTGTGTGGCAGCAGGAACCGTCAGGTTACTCCCCCTGCGTTGAGATCGACTCCAGCTCCGTGAGGACCAAGGACAGGCTCAGCTCCCCGGCCTGGCTGAAGCAGGAGCAGGATGACCTCCGCATCTTCAAGTGGGACAATTTTCAATCGGGCTCTTCGACGGATGCCGTTCAAGACAACACACCCAGCAGTGCCATGTCAGGTGAGTGATGTTCAAAACTACAGAGAACAACATGACCTGTGCGATGTAATGTGTCTGCCCTTTTGTCTAGCTGCTTCACATATAGAAAGTCTCCCCCCAAGAGTGCTGCTGACTATCACTAAGCTACAGTGTATGCTGGAGAGCAAACAGGAGCGCATCGCTGCACTGGAGAGACAGGTGGAGGACCTGATGCAGGACCGCAAGTTTCTGAGGAGCCAGATCGAAAATCTGACAAGCAGTCGCACCATGCCGACGTTTGCTTCACCCAGTCCAGTGACTGAAGGTCAGCGCCTGAAGTGTTGGCCCTGCCGTTTACAGTTAGTGGCCTCTTGAATCCATTTTTGTCAATTACTCTTATTTTCCTTGACCACACAGCGAGCAAACCCAGCAAAGTTCAGCACTCTGAAAATAAATCCcggaagagagaaagagcttCTTCGAGTTCCTCCGACAGCGGCGACAGCGGATCTGAGGCCTCAGACTCATCTGAAGTATCTGCGGCCTCAAGTGAACACAAGAGGCGGAGACACCACAAGGACAAGAAACGgtcaaagagagggaaagactaCAGCAGAAAGAGAGGTAATCTTTGCCCACGTCACACAAAACAGCCATCACCATCTCTTTTAGGTTCTACTGGAACGTTcctttcccttcctttcttcccaTCAGCCACAGGAGTCCAGTACGTCATCCACCGCTACAAGCAGGTCCTGTCTGCCTTCATCAAGAAGAAGAGCATGAGCGAAGCGTTTCGCCACCTCGGAATCGACCGCAACACCATCGCAAACACAGCGTCGATTGCCGAGCTCCACCTCGCCGGCAAAGACATGGTCCCCTTGGTGGGCACGTTTCGCCAAGGAGAAGAGACTCTGGTGAGCTACGCCCAAAGGTGCACCTTAGTCATCGACAGCGAcgctgacctgtccaggagaATAGACGAGATGAAAGCCAACGGCGAGCTTTTGCCCATCTCAGGGAAAAGGCCGAGGGTGCTGCATTCTCACATGCAGCAGCTGGGTGGCGCCACAGAAAGCATTTTAATAGGTTGATGATATTTCACTTTTATGGAGGTGTAAAATaatgttcttcttttttgttgttcccTCAGTCTGACCAGCTGGATATCAGTGTTCTCATGGAGCATTGTGACATTTCTTGATGTTGATTTGTGTTCAGAAAGACCGATAATTTttcatatatacattttaatattcacaatTACACATTTAGGGTGTATTTTTTGTACTTGTTAACCATAGGAATTTATTAACAACTGCTTtcaaaattggattttttttaattcataatttttcttaaagagcagatgtgtgtgtagtGTTTGAATAAAACCACCAGATGGCAGTGCTTGCACATTGCATAATTTTTACAAATCACTGCTGGTCTCATTGGATCTAAAATGGTGGATAGTCAATACAGAATTTCTGTCATTAGCTGTTTTactttatattaatataaaaagaTAATTTAGTTGAAAACACTGAATGGGATGTTTAAAAACTGCCATCATTGCAAAATCAATGTTCCCAATccaacaacaaaggaaaaattttttaaaaagtttcttttgtttttactgcaggaTTTTTGAAAATTTCCTGAAACACGACGAGGCTTTCAATAGAGCTACTGAATTAAGCTTTCAGATGAGGAGtgcaggttagggttagggttaggcccTGAAAGGCCCTTCAATGGtacaataaatgtattttttatatatcGACTGGACAAGTGGGCAGCAGCAGTTGTGTAGACGGATGGGAAGGCTCAGTAAGACATCCTTGGGCAATGGTAGGTGTCAGTGCAAAGTGTTTTCATTGCCTTCCctgctgtttgcttttcacATGGAGTGACAAATCACTTGTGCGCAGCCATTACAGGGGCCGCACCGAGGCTGTTTATCTTTGCATGGGactctgtcactgtcactcGCCATTCACATGCCAGCTATCTGCTTATCGCTCAGGCTCACATCCCAGTCTTCCTGTCCACTGCACCCCCCCCCTTCTGTTATGAactcattcagtcatttctCGTTACCTATCACGTACCCATCTCTTTTCCATCCCtttttgtctcatttatttACCCAAATTATCCCATGATGCTGGCGAGGAAGGTGGCAGAGCGTTTGGGGgagtgtagaaacagttcatgcCACCAGAGGCGACCGTTAACAACATAAAGTTCGCTGCCTGTTCACAGCCAGAGGGGACAGGTGCTCGCTGGTCTGCGGTAGAAAGCAGTGGGTGTATCTCTGCCGGCTCTCATCTCTTCCCCCCCTACTGATGCATGCCATGTCAGTTTTGCTCTCCTGTCAGCTGAGCATAACGTGAAGATGCAAAGACTGCAGGAGAAGAGGAGTAAGGTACAGGAGGTTattgactttttaatttttacacaCCAACCTTGTTGTACAGCATGTTTctaaataaggaaataaaatgcagcCCCCACCTGCTTATACTCCAGAGTGGCAGCTGTGAATTTGGTGCTAATGACTTAGGGTGATGAAGCTCAGAGCCGAAGATGGAGATAGGATGTGGAGCTAATCGAGCCTGAAGcattctctcctcctcccccggCCTTTTGACTCTCACTGGTGTGGGGCCAGCTGGGACTCCATTTTGTGCCTTTCCTGGTTGCAGGTGCCGCATCATTGCAGAGGCTCCAAGTGCCTGATGGGCACAAAAATTcaccccccccttcctcctcctcctcctcctcctccatgtccaGCTTTGATTCTGACCTTGACAAAAAGAGCATCTGGACGTTCTCAGAGAGAAGCTTGTAATAACCACCAGTCAACCTTTTAATGGTGCAAGTAAAACGTGTTTGCACAGGTGAGTTCAAATGGAATTGGGTTATGCTTTGTTATACTGGCAGCGTGTGCCAGACCTGCTGCATAATAAATGCCTCAGACAAAAAGATTACAAGGCCTGTAATGGAGCGAAAGAGCTCGGGTTTGAGCAATTGATTTAAATGCTCTCTGGGGAACATAGTGTTTGGCCTGAAAAACAGTGAGTGTAATGTCACTTTTTCACAATTAGTAACGAGTAACAGTGCTCAGCTTGTGTTGGCATTTCTTTTATCTTGTTGTGCGTTGGCAGATTTTAATGATGTGTCATGCCATTTGTGTTAATTTTAAGCTGCATTTAAGAAGCAGATGTTTTGTTCTCCAGCATGTCTTATTATTGTTCTGCTATATTAAATTGGGACTGAGCTGTAGCTCGATAACAGGACTGATGCTACTTTAATATTTCTATATTAAAAGAGATTTGCTTACAATAACTGCTTAATTCAACAACTGTAATTAGTTTTTGCAGGTTCAGCAGTTCAGTGAAAGAGGTTTTATCTTTGGACAGAGCCAGATTATAGTTTCCTGTCATGAGCTAAACTGATACCAAAGAATTGTTAGTATAGTTAAGTAAAATATATCCGTACCTCCAGGGGAGAGAACTGAAAAGCCAACTTGACGGTCCAACATTTTGTCCCTACTTTTTTGATTATCTTCATATGTTGCACACGCACAACTCTCAGCAAGAAATGAAATACTCCTGTTTCAGACCTCTATTagttttatcctttttttcctttttaccagTTTGTATTTTGAGAGCAAATAATAGTGTTAACTTAAAGTTTAGTAGTGAAGCTCTGA from Echeneis naucrates chromosome 20, fEcheNa1.1, whole genome shotgun sequence includes:
- the LOC115061338 gene encoding coiled-coil domain-containing protein 106-like; protein product: MQLEEMSVWQQEPSGYSPCVEIDSSSVRTKDRLSSPAWLKQEQDDLRIFKWDNFQSGSSTDAVQDNTPSSAMSAASHIESLPPRVLLTITKLQCMLESKQERIAALERQVEDLMQDRKFLRSQIENLTSSRTMPTFASPSPVTEASKPSKVQHSENKSRKRERASSSSSDSGDSGSEASDSSEVSAASSEHKRRRHHKDKKRSKRGKDYSRKRATGVQYVIHRYKQVLSAFIKKKSMSEAFRHLGIDRNTIANTASIAELHLAGKDMVPLVGTFRQGEETLVSYAQRCTLVIDSDADLSRRIDEMKANGELLPISGKRPRVLHSHMQQLGGATESILIG